One genomic segment of Rhizobium viscosum includes these proteins:
- a CDS encoding NAD(P)/FAD-dependent oxidoreductase produces MSEHHVVVIGGGFGGLQVVNGLKGAGVKVTLIDRRNHHLFQPLLYQVATTILSTSEIAWPIRHLYADRPEVTTLLGEVNGVDAQAKTVSLRSGMVLNYDTLVLATGATHAYFGHDEWEPVAPGLKTLEDATTIRRRMLLAFERAEVESDPAARDAYLTFSIVGAGPTGVELAGIIAELAHFTLPKEFRNIDTRKTRVVLIEAGPRVLPAFAEELSAYAQKALEKLGVEVLTGTPVTQCTADGVTVGENFIPSRTIVWAAGVQASHAARWLGVPADRAGRTIVEKDLTAPGLPDVFVIGDTALVIRDDGKPVPGIAPAAKQQGGYVAKVIRARVSGKPAPGPFKYWHQGSLATIGKSAAIIDFGRFKLKGWIAWWIWGLAHIYFLIGTRSRFAVAWNWFWIYMSGQHSARLITQRETMRDDG; encoded by the coding sequence ATGAGCGAACATCACGTCGTCGTCATCGGCGGCGGTTTCGGCGGGCTGCAGGTCGTCAATGGATTGAAGGGCGCGGGCGTGAAGGTCACGCTGATCGACCGGCGCAACCATCATCTCTTTCAGCCGCTTCTCTATCAGGTGGCAACGACGATCCTGTCTACGTCCGAGATCGCCTGGCCGATCCGCCATCTCTATGCCGACCGGCCCGAGGTGACGACGCTGCTTGGCGAGGTTAACGGCGTCGATGCACAGGCAAAGACCGTTTCCTTACGCAGCGGCATGGTGTTGAATTACGATACGCTGGTGCTGGCAACCGGTGCCACGCACGCCTATTTCGGCCATGACGAATGGGAGCCGGTCGCGCCCGGCCTCAAGACCCTCGAGGATGCGACGACCATTCGCCGCCGCATGCTACTCGCCTTCGAACGGGCGGAAGTGGAAAGCGATCCGGCCGCGCGAGATGCGTATCTGACCTTCTCCATTGTCGGCGCTGGTCCGACCGGGGTGGAGCTCGCCGGCATCATCGCCGAGCTTGCGCATTTCACGCTGCCGAAGGAGTTTCGCAATATCGATACGCGCAAGACCCGCGTCGTGCTGATCGAGGCCGGTCCGCGCGTGCTGCCGGCCTTTGCCGAGGAGCTTTCGGCCTATGCGCAGAAGGCGCTGGAAAAGCTCGGCGTCGAGGTGCTGACGGGGACGCCGGTGACGCAATGCACGGCTGACGGTGTCACGGTCGGCGAAAACTTCATTCCGAGCCGGACGATCGTCTGGGCCGCCGGCGTGCAGGCTTCGCATGCGGCGCGCTGGCTCGGCGTGCCGGCCGACCGGGCAGGGCGCACCATCGTCGAAAAGGATTTGACCGCACCCGGCCTGCCGGATGTCTTCGTGATTGGCGATACGGCCTTGGTGATACGTGACGATGGCAAGCCGGTGCCGGGCATTGCGCCGGCGGCCAAGCAGCAGGGCGGCTATGTGGCGAAGGTTATCCGCGCCCGCGTCTCAGGCAAGCCGGCACCGGGGCCGTTCAAATACTGGCATCAGGGCAGCCTGGCCACGATCGGCAAGAGTGCGGCGATCATCGATTTCGGTCGCTTCAAGCTTAAGGGCTGGATCGCCTGGTGGATCTGGGGCCTTGCCCATATCTACTTCCTGATCGGCACACGCTCGCGTTTTGCCGTCGCCTGGAACTGGTTCTGGATCTATATGAGCGGCCAGCATAGCGCCCGGCTGATCACCCAGCGCGAGACGATGCGTGACGATGGGTAG
- a CDS encoding NAD(P)-dependent alcohol dehydrogenase, which yields MPIARGYAATDASKPLTPFTFERRNPNPDDVVIAIKFAGICHSDIHTVRNEWKNAVYPIVPGHEIAGIVTAVGSEVTKFKVGDRVGVGCFVDSCVGCATRDVDREQYMPGLVGTYNEFEADGKTRTQGGYSDSIVVKEGYVMSIPDNLPLDASAPLLCAGITLYSPLRHWNAGPGKKIAIVGMGGLGHMGVKLGAAMGADITVLSQTLSKKEDGLKLGAKEYYATNDPETFTKLRGAFDLVICTVSAEIDWNAYLGLVKVDGAFVVVGVPENAIPVHAFSLVPGRKSISGSMIGSIKETQEMLDFCGEHNIVSEIEKINIQQVNEAYERVLKSDVRYRFVIDIASLAA from the coding sequence ATGCCTATCGCTAGAGGTTATGCCGCGACTGACGCTTCCAAGCCACTGACGCCTTTCACGTTCGAACGCCGCAATCCGAACCCGGATGACGTCGTCATCGCCATCAAGTTTGCCGGCATCTGCCATTCGGACATCCACACCGTCCGCAACGAATGGAAGAATGCTGTCTATCCGATCGTTCCGGGCCATGAGATCGCCGGCATCGTCACGGCAGTCGGTTCTGAAGTGACCAAGTTCAAGGTCGGCGACCGCGTCGGCGTCGGCTGCTTCGTCGATTCCTGCGTCGGTTGCGCCACCCGCGACGTCGACCGCGAGCAGTACATGCCGGGCCTCGTCGGCACCTACAACGAGTTCGAAGCCGACGGCAAGACCCGCACCCAGGGCGGCTATTCCGATAGCATCGTCGTCAAGGAGGGCTACGTCATGTCCATTCCGGACAACCTTCCGCTCGATGCCTCCGCCCCGTTGCTCTGCGCCGGCATCACGCTCTATTCGCCGCTGCGCCACTGGAATGCCGGCCCCGGCAAGAAGATCGCGATCGTCGGCATGGGCGGTCTCGGCCATATGGGCGTCAAGCTCGGTGCTGCCATGGGTGCCGATATCACCGTGCTCTCGCAGACCCTCTCCAAGAAGGAAGATGGCCTGAAGCTCGGCGCCAAGGAATATTATGCCACCAACGACCCCGAGACCTTCACGAAGCTCCGCGGCGCCTTCGACCTCGTCATCTGCACCGTCAGCGCCGAGATCGACTGGAACGCTTATCTCGGCCTCGTGAAGGTGGACGGCGCCTTCGTCGTCGTCGGCGTTCCGGAAAACGCGATCCCGGTCCACGCCTTCTCGCTGGTTCCCGGCCGCAAGAGCATTTCCGGCTCGATGATCGGCTCGATCAAGGAAACCCAGGAAATGCTCGACTTCTGCGGCGAGCACAACATCGTCTCGGAAATCGAGAAGATCAACATCCAGCAGGTCAACGAAGCCTATGAGCGCGTGCTGAAGAGCGACGTGCGCTACCGCTTCGTCATCGACATCGCCTCGCTGGCAGCCTGA
- a CDS encoding AraC family transcriptional regulator → MTLPFNPYQEIVDIAMRYAPGDGEFRTSIGNLHISRRSKPSDPLHSSYKPCFAFVLQGAKSLRLGDEFISYGTGDYLLTSLDLPVAWRIAEASPEVPHLCLGLGIDSEMLLELLSRIDIPRPASHTDGQRGMTVNVAPPELLDAAVRLLRLLDRPDDIPAMAPLIEQEILYRILTGPDGERLINIATADSHSNRIARAVAWLKENFARPLRIEDLADHVSMSASSFHHHFKSVTAMTPMQYQKQLRLHEARRLMLVERLDAGTAGHRVGYQSPSQFSREYSRLYGASPARDVDGARDAVAAE, encoded by the coding sequence ATGACATTGCCTTTCAATCCCTATCAGGAAATCGTCGATATCGCGATGCGCTATGCGCCCGGCGATGGCGAGTTCCGCACGTCGATCGGCAATCTCCATATCAGCCGCCGCTCCAAGCCGAGCGACCCGCTGCACAGCAGCTATAAGCCCTGCTTTGCCTTTGTGCTGCAGGGTGCCAAGAGCCTGCGTCTCGGCGATGAGTTTATCAGCTACGGAACCGGCGACTATCTCCTGACCTCGCTCGATCTGCCGGTCGCCTGGCGCATTGCCGAGGCAAGCCCCGAGGTGCCGCATCTTTGTCTTGGGCTCGGGATCGACTCCGAAATGCTGCTGGAGCTCCTGAGCCGCATCGACATTCCGCGCCCGGCCTCCCATACCGACGGGCAGCGCGGCATGACCGTCAACGTCGCACCGCCGGAGCTTCTGGATGCTGCCGTTCGCCTGTTGCGCTTGCTCGATCGTCCAGATGACATTCCGGCCATGGCGCCGCTGATCGAGCAGGAAATCCTCTATCGGATCCTGACCGGGCCTGACGGCGAGCGGCTGATCAATATTGCCACGGCCGACAGCCACAGCAACAGGATCGCCCGGGCCGTTGCCTGGCTGAAGGAGAATTTCGCCCGGCCGTTGCGCATCGAGGATCTCGCCGACCATGTCAGCATGAGCGCGTCTTCCTTCCATCACCATTTCAAATCGGTGACGGCGATGACGCCGATGCAGTACCAGAAGCAGCTTCGCCTGCACGAGGCGCGCCGGCTGATGCTGGTGGAAAGGCTGGATGCCGGCACAGCCGGTCATCGGGTCGGCTACCAGAGCCCGTCGCAGTTTAGCCGCGAATATAGCCGCCTCTATGGTGCGTCACCGGCCCGCGATGTCGATGGCGCCCGGGATGCGGTAGCAGCGGAGTAG
- a CDS encoding DUF4087 domain-containing protein: protein MKTIAVAAALSLALAVPVLAAETRCGWIQNPTPANWWLDDAQNTWTIMTQGSGHEPEGMDLIPDISEHDYVKTNGNYGYACACMGVETDGKERITRILSFRQLALAKCRNDKALKFPG, encoded by the coding sequence ATGAAGACAATAGCTGTCGCCGCCGCTCTATCGTTAGCCCTCGCCGTTCCGGTTCTTGCTGCGGAGACGCGCTGCGGCTGGATCCAGAACCCAACGCCCGCCAACTGGTGGCTGGACGATGCGCAAAACACCTGGACGATCATGACTCAGGGAAGCGGCCACGAGCCCGAAGGCATGGACCTGATCCCCGATATTTCCGAGCATGATTATGTGAAGACCAACGGCAATTACGGCTATGCCTGCGCCTGCATGGGCGTCGAAACCGATGGCAAGGAGCGTATCACCCGCATCCTTTCCTTCCGCCAACTCGCGCTGGCGAAGTGCCGCAACGACAAGGCCCTGAAATTTCCGGGCTGA
- a CDS encoding TetR/AcrR family transcriptional regulator C-terminal domain-containing protein, with translation MSVDVAEPSEFSPRQNAVLEQALQLLVDGGEKALTTSGVARAANCSKESLYKWFGDRDGLLSAMIAYQASKVRTFERSGERLTYTSLHDHLVIFARDLLEVLAGDVSLALNRLAIGQSHRDGSKLGKLLLERGRRQIDRRAMALIDAGKRAGLLRFHDADEAYHTLYGLVVSDLHVRMLLGEPGLKDTARQAEKAVTAFLRLYGTDKVLAEMPILG, from the coding sequence GTGTCAGTCGATGTTGCAGAGCCGAGCGAGTTTTCGCCACGCCAGAACGCCGTTCTGGAGCAGGCGTTGCAGCTTCTCGTCGATGGCGGCGAGAAGGCGCTGACGACATCGGGTGTGGCGCGCGCCGCCAACTGCTCCAAAGAAAGCCTCTATAAATGGTTTGGCGACCGTGACGGTCTGCTCTCAGCGATGATCGCCTATCAGGCGAGCAAGGTGCGTACCTTCGAGCGCAGCGGCGAGCGGCTGACCTATACGAGCCTGCACGACCACCTCGTCATATTCGCCCGCGATCTACTCGAAGTTCTGGCCGGCGACGTGTCGCTGGCGCTCAACCGGCTGGCAATCGGCCAGTCCCACCGCGACGGCTCCAAGCTCGGCAAGCTCTTGCTCGAACGCGGCCGCCGGCAGATCGACCGCCGTGCCATGGCGCTGATCGATGCCGGAAAAAGGGCAGGGCTGCTGCGCTTCCATGATGCCGACGAAGCCTATCATACGCTTTATGGCCTTGTTGTTTCCGACCTGCATGTGCGCATGCTGCTCGGCGAGCCGGGCCTCAAGGATACTGCGCGTCAGGCGGAGAAGGCGGTGACCGCCTTCCTGCGCCTGTACGGCACGGACAAGGTTCTGGCGGAGATGCCGATCCTCGGCTGA
- the ilvC gene encoding ketol-acid reductoisomerase, protein MRVYYDRDADLNLIKSKKVAVIGYGSQGRAHALNLKDSGAQNVAIALKAGSPTVKKAEADGFKVMTVAEAAAWADLMMMATPDELQADIYKADIAPNIRDGAAIAFAHGLNVHFGLIEPKATVDVVMIAPKGPGHTVRGEYQKGGGVPCLVAVHQNASGNALELALSYACGVGGGRSGIIETNFREECETDLFGEQVVLCGGLVELIRAGFETLVEAGYAPEMAYFECLHEVKLIVDLIYEGGIANMNYSISNTAEWGEYVTGPRIITEETKAEMKRVLKDIQTGKFTSEWMQEYRSGAARFKGIRRNNDSHQIEEVGAKLRGMMPWIGKNKLVDKSVN, encoded by the coding sequence ATGCGCGTCTATTACGATCGTGATGCCGATCTCAACCTCATCAAGTCGAAGAAGGTCGCCGTCATCGGCTATGGTTCGCAGGGTCGCGCACATGCGCTGAACCTCAAGGATTCCGGCGCCCAGAACGTCGCCATCGCGCTCAAGGCCGGTTCGCCGACCGTCAAGAAGGCCGAAGCTGATGGCTTCAAGGTCATGACGGTTGCTGAAGCTGCCGCCTGGGCCGACCTGATGATGATGGCGACCCCGGACGAACTGCAGGCCGACATCTACAAGGCCGATATCGCTCCGAACATTCGTGACGGCGCTGCGATCGCCTTTGCCCACGGCCTCAACGTTCACTTCGGCCTCATCGAGCCGAAGGCGACTGTCGACGTCGTGATGATCGCTCCGAAGGGCCCGGGCCACACGGTTCGCGGCGAATACCAGAAGGGCGGCGGTGTTCCCTGCCTCGTTGCCGTTCATCAGAACGCTTCCGGCAATGCACTTGAACTCGCTCTCTCCTACGCCTGCGGCGTTGGCGGCGGCCGTTCGGGCATTATCGAAACCAATTTCCGCGAAGAGTGCGAAACCGACCTCTTCGGCGAACAGGTCGTTCTCTGCGGCGGTCTCGTAGAGCTTATCCGCGCCGGTTTCGAAACGCTTGTTGAAGCAGGTTACGCTCCGGAAATGGCCTATTTCGAGTGCCTGCACGAAGTGAAGCTGATCGTCGACCTGATCTATGAAGGCGGCATCGCCAACATGAACTACTCGATCTCCAACACGGCCGAGTGGGGCGAATACGTCACGGGTCCGCGCATCATCACCGAAGAAACCAAGGCTGAGATGAAGCGTGTCCTCAAGGACATCCAGACCGGCAAGTTCACCTCCGAATGGATGCAGGAATACCGGTCGGGCGCTGCCCGCTTCAAGGGCATCCGCCGCAACAACGACAGCCACCAGATCGAAGAAGTCGGCGCCAAGCTGCGCGGCATGATGCCCTGGATCGGCAAGAACAAGCTGGTCGACAAGTCTGTCAACTAA
- a CDS encoding type II toxin-antitoxin system Phd/YefM family antitoxin, whose product MRQWQVQDAKARFSEMLDASLEEGPQLVSRRGEPKAVLISVDEWERLQKRTKPSLKDILLAPEARAELDIPERGRWKTRDIPDFE is encoded by the coding sequence ATGCGTCAATGGCAAGTGCAGGATGCGAAGGCGCGTTTCAGCGAAATGCTGGATGCCTCGCTCGAAGAGGGACCGCAGCTCGTTTCCAGGCGCGGCGAGCCGAAGGCTGTGCTGATCTCGGTTGACGAATGGGAAAGGTTGCAAAAACGGACGAAGCCAAGCCTGAAGGATATACTTTTGGCACCCGAAGCGCGCGCCGAGCTCGATATTCCCGAACGTGGCCGATGGAAGACCAGAGATATACCGGACTTTGAATAG
- a CDS encoding type II toxin-antitoxin system VapC family toxin yields MYLLDTNVLSELRRPRPHGGVLAWIESVSSDSMYVPAVVIGEIQLGIERTAGNDPAKARELSVWLQQIIDTAQCVSIDAEIFKRWGTLAHRIGTYLLVDALIAATALQKNMTVVTRNISDFQQFGVPVFNPFEYKSGS; encoded by the coding sequence ATGTATCTCCTGGACACCAATGTTCTTTCGGAATTAAGGCGACCGCGTCCGCATGGGGGCGTGCTTGCGTGGATCGAGTCCGTCTCGAGCGACAGCATGTATGTTCCGGCCGTTGTCATCGGAGAAATCCAGCTCGGCATCGAGCGGACGGCGGGAAACGATCCCGCGAAGGCCAGAGAGCTTTCCGTTTGGCTGCAGCAGATTATCGATACGGCGCAATGCGTCAGCATTGATGCGGAAATTTTTAAGCGATGGGGAACATTGGCCCATCGCATCGGCACGTACCTGCTTGTCGACGCTCTGATCGCAGCGACCGCGCTTCAGAAAAATATGACTGTCGTGACCCGCAATATTAGCGATTTTCAGCAGTTCGGTGTTCCGGTCTTCAATCCGTTCGAATACAAGTCCGGCAGCTAA
- a CDS encoding class I SAM-dependent DNA methyltransferase, protein MSKAFYDDNAETYANRGRKLPTARLDAFLSALSEKARILELGCGGGQDCAYMLARGFDVLPTDGSAELARQAEKLIGSPVKVMRFEELAAREEFDGVWAEASLLHVPRADLPSILTLIRNALKENGVFHASFKAGSAEGHDSFGRYYNYPSKEWLRELLIAGGWKDVVINEADGGGYDNKPTSWLYLSTRK, encoded by the coding sequence ATGAGCAAAGCCTTCTACGACGACAATGCCGAGACCTACGCGAACCGCGGCCGGAAGCTCCCCACGGCAAGACTGGACGCTTTCCTCTCCGCTCTTTCCGAAAAGGCACGCATTCTCGAACTCGGCTGCGGTGGCGGGCAGGACTGCGCCTACATGCTCGCAAGAGGCTTCGACGTGTTGCCCACAGATGGCTCAGCAGAGCTTGCCCGACAGGCCGAGAAACTGATCGGCAGCCCGGTGAAGGTCATGCGCTTCGAGGAGCTTGCTGCCCGCGAGGAATTCGACGGCGTCTGGGCCGAGGCGAGCCTTCTGCATGTGCCCCGTGCCGATCTCCCCAGCATCCTTACCCTTATCCGCAACGCCTTGAAGGAAAACGGCGTCTTCCATGCGAGCTTCAAGGCCGGCAGCGCCGAAGGCCATGATAGCTTCGGGCGCTACTACAATTACCCATCAAAGGAATGGCTTCGGGAATTGCTTATTGCCGGCGGCTGGAAAGACGTCGTGATCAACGAAGCGGATGGCGGCGGTTATGATAACAAGCCGACGAGCTGGCTGTATCTCAGCACTCGCAAGTGA
- a CDS encoding type II toxin-antitoxin system VapC family toxin, with the protein MRVVDSSAWIEWLTQGPAADRLQGEMPGRTECIVPTIVQLELAKWLERERGEEAVDSFFAYTATCIVAPLDTALARRAAEVSAKRKLALADAIIYATAELHDADVLTLDAHFTDLDRVVYLEKNP; encoded by the coding sequence ATGCGTGTCGTCGACAGCTCGGCCTGGATCGAATGGCTGACCCAGGGGCCTGCCGCAGATCGCCTGCAAGGCGAGATGCCTGGGCGAACCGAATGCATCGTCCCGACCATCGTCCAGCTCGAACTCGCCAAATGGCTGGAGCGCGAACGCGGTGAAGAGGCTGTCGATTCCTTCTTCGCCTATACCGCCACCTGCATCGTCGCGCCGCTCGACACGGCGCTCGCCCGACGCGCCGCCGAAGTTTCGGCGAAACGCAAACTCGCCCTTGCCGACGCCATCATCTATGCCACCGCCGAACTGCATGATGCCGACGTGCTGACGCTGGACGCCCATTTTACGGATCTCGACCGCGTGGTCTATCTTGAGAAGAACCCATGA
- a CDS encoding AbrB/MazE/SpoVT family DNA-binding domain-containing protein: MATATLSAKFQISIPKEVREQQHWSAGQEFVFIPKGKGVLLIPVPELADLRGMAKGADPSNYRDRKDRL, translated from the coding sequence ATGGCAACCGCAACCCTCTCAGCAAAATTTCAGATATCCATTCCGAAGGAAGTGCGCGAACAGCAACATTGGTCCGCCGGCCAGGAGTTCGTCTTTATCCCCAAGGGCAAAGGCGTCCTTCTCATCCCCGTTCCTGAACTGGCAGATCTCCGGGGCATGGCCAAAGGCGCCGACCCCAGCAATTACCGCGACAGGAAAGACCGCCTCTGA
- a CDS encoding branched-chain amino acid aminotransferase, giving the protein MTATSTSPEITIEFHKSPVSDADRIKALETPGFGKIFTDHMVLARWTADKGWHDAKVTPRRPLELDPASAVLHYAQEIFEGMKAYKADDGRILLFRPEENARRFAQSAARMAMPAVPEELFLKAVEELVRVDKNWIPSGDASLYLRPFMFANEAFLGVRPAQEYIFCIIASPVGAYFKGGAKAVSLWVETTYTRAAAGGTGAAKCGGNYAASLVAQAEAAKKECDQVVFLDAAEHRWVEELGGMNVFFVMNDGTIVTPPLGGTILPGITRASVIVLAKEKGLRVEERPYSFEEWQKDAASGKLVEAFACGTAAVLAGIGLVRHADGEFKVGDGQTGKLTTELRQQLVSLQKGVTNDERGWTRRVL; this is encoded by the coding sequence ATGACCGCGACGTCGACCTCTCCTGAAATCACAATCGAATTCCACAAGTCTCCCGTCTCCGACGCCGACCGCATCAAGGCACTGGAAACACCCGGCTTCGGCAAGATCTTCACCGATCATATGGTCCTGGCACGCTGGACCGCCGACAAGGGCTGGCACGATGCAAAGGTGACGCCGCGCCGCCCGCTGGAACTCGATCCTGCAAGTGCCGTCCTGCACTACGCCCAGGAAATCTTCGAAGGCATGAAAGCCTACAAGGCGGACGATGGCCGCATCCTGCTCTTCCGGCCCGAAGAGAACGCCCGCCGTTTCGCGCAGTCGGCCGCCCGCATGGCGATGCCTGCCGTGCCGGAAGAACTCTTCCTGAAAGCGGTCGAGGAACTCGTCCGCGTTGACAAGAACTGGATCCCCTCGGGCGACGCCAGCCTTTACCTTCGCCCTTTCATGTTCGCCAACGAAGCCTTCCTCGGCGTTCGCCCGGCCCAGGAATATATCTTCTGCATCATCGCCTCCCCGGTCGGTGCCTATTTCAAGGGTGGCGCCAAGGCAGTCTCGCTCTGGGTCGAGACCACCTATACCCGCGCAGCCGCCGGCGGCACGGGTGCGGCAAAATGCGGTGGCAATTATGCAGCCAGCCTCGTGGCGCAGGCCGAAGCCGCGAAGAAGGAATGCGATCAGGTCGTCTTCCTTGACGCCGCAGAGCATCGCTGGGTCGAAGAACTCGGCGGCATGAACGTCTTCTTCGTCATGAATGACGGAACGATCGTCACTCCGCCGCTCGGCGGCACGATCCTGCCCGGCATCACCCGCGCCTCCGTTATCGTGCTCGCCAAGGAAAAGGGCCTGCGCGTCGAGGAACGACCCTACTCCTTCGAGGAATGGCAGAAAGACGCCGCCAGCGGCAAGCTCGTCGAAGCCTTCGCCTGCGGCACTGCCGCGGTGCTGGCCGGCATCGGCCTGGTTCGCCACGCCGATGGCGAGTTCAAGGTCGGAGACGGCCAGACCGGCAAGCTGACCACGGAACTGCGCCAGCAGCTCGTCAGCCTGCAGAAGGGTGTCACCAACGACGAGCGCGGCTGGACGCGCCGCGTTCTGTAA
- a CDS encoding aminotransferase-like domain-containing protein: MLNWDNMFATRSTRMRASEIRELLKLLDRPDIISFAGGIPDPGLFPDKEFKQAYADIFDSAAVNSALQYSVSEGYKPLREWLVKQMADLGIPCELDNVFIVSGSQQGLDYLGKLFLSPNDTALVTWPTYLGALQAFNAYEPSYDQLTPGGNRTPDSYREAASQKGGKVKFAYLSADFSNPTGETVDREGREKVLDLAEELDIAVIEDAAYQSLRYDGDPIPPILALEIARKGHINNTRTIYCGSFSKTLAPGLRVGFIVANAPVIRKLVLMKQAADLHSSTINQMAISEVAERGFDAQVAKIRAAYSHRRNCMLAALEKYMPAGTSWTKPEGGMFIWVTLPKGMDGAELLAKSLESAKVAFVPGKAFFADGSGANTFRVSFSCANEKMIEEGISRLGKLIASEIG; this comes from the coding sequence ATGCTGAACTGGGACAATATGTTTGCGACGCGCTCCACGAGGATGCGCGCTTCGGAAATCCGCGAGCTTCTGAAACTTCTCGACCGGCCGGATATCATCTCCTTTGCCGGCGGCATTCCGGACCCGGGGCTGTTTCCGGACAAGGAGTTCAAGCAGGCCTATGCGGATATTTTTGACAGCGCAGCCGTCAATTCAGCGCTGCAATATTCCGTTTCCGAAGGCTACAAGCCGCTGCGCGAGTGGCTCGTCAAGCAGATGGCGGACCTCGGCATTCCCTGCGAACTCGACAATGTCTTCATCGTCTCGGGTTCGCAGCAGGGCCTCGATTATCTCGGCAAGCTGTTTCTCTCACCCAACGATACGGCGCTGGTGACCTGGCCGACCTACCTCGGCGCGCTGCAGGCCTTCAACGCCTATGAGCCCTCCTATGACCAGCTGACGCCCGGTGGCAACCGCACGCCGGATTCTTACCGCGAAGCCGCTAGCCAGAAGGGTGGCAAGGTGAAGTTCGCCTATCTCTCGGCCGATTTCTCCAACCCGACCGGCGAGACCGTCGATCGCGAGGGCCGCGAGAAAGTTCTCGATCTTGCCGAAGAGCTCGACATCGCCGTCATCGAAGACGCCGCTTACCAGTCGCTGCGCTACGATGGCGATCCGATCCCGCCGATCCTAGCGCTGGAGATTGCGCGGAAGGGCCATATCAACAATACGCGCACGATCTATTGCGGCAGCTTTTCCAAGACGCTGGCGCCCGGCCTTCGCGTCGGTTTCATCGTTGCCAATGCACCCGTCATCCGCAAGCTGGTGCTGATGAAGCAGGCGGCCGACCTGCATTCCTCAACCATCAACCAGATGGCGATTTCGGAGGTTGCCGAGCGCGGTTTCGATGCGCAGGTCGCCAAGATCAGGGCCGCTTACAGCCATCGCCGCAACTGCATGCTGGCCGCCCTTGAAAAGTATATGCCTGCAGGCACGAGCTGGACGAAGCCGGAAGGCGGCATGTTCATCTGGGTCACGCTGCCCAAGGGCATGGATGGTGCCGAGCTGCTTGCCAAGTCTCTCGAAAGCGCCAAGGTCGCCTTCGTTCCGGGCAAGGCCTTCTTTGCCGATGGTTCGGGCGCCAACACGTTCCGCGTCAGCTTCTCTTGTGCCAACGAAAAGATGATCGAAGAGGGCATCAGCCGTCTCGGTAAGCTGATTGCCAGCGAGATCGGCTGA